The following proteins come from a genomic window of Natronosalvus vescus:
- the mntA gene encoding type VII toxin-antitoxin system MntA family adenylyltransferase antitoxin has product MGSTPPSDHGRNTPLESEIDLERLTRVLERYPVRLAVLFGSIVHGTATDQSDIDIAVAFESDLGPDERLEQRISLIVSLTDALGTDAIDVADLEAIHPGVGLAALENGYVIIENPTLREHLKEDYENSYPEEEETHEERMRRFDSLLNRLEGQV; this is encoded by the coding sequence ATGGGGTCGACACCGCCTTCAGATCACGGCAGAAACACACCTCTCGAGAGTGAAATCGACCTCGAACGTCTCACCCGTGTACTCGAAAGGTATCCGGTTCGCCTCGCGGTTCTGTTCGGCTCGATAGTTCACGGGACGGCTACTGACCAAAGTGATATCGATATTGCCGTCGCGTTTGAGTCTGATCTCGGCCCAGATGAACGACTCGAGCAACGCATCTCCCTCATCGTCTCACTCACTGATGCACTTGGAACCGACGCCATCGATGTTGCTGACCTCGAGGCAATCCACCCTGGTGTTGGCCTGGCGGCGCTCGAAAACGGCTACGTGATTATCGAAAATCCCACCCTCCGCGAACACCTCAAAGAAGACTATGAGAACTCGTATCCAGAAGAGGAGGAAACCCACGAGGAGCGTATGCGTCGGTTTGATTCGCTGCTGAACCGGTTGGAGGGCCAGGTGTGA
- a CDS encoding toxin-antitoxin system TumE family protein yields MTKDFGETYAEVQAWAVPSSGRYPDGVKYSMQYGNTGAETIIRYDNFPDHPGTTPHHKHLPNGETTDIEFSGLEALYDRFKQEVCDHGEHW; encoded by the coding sequence GTGACGAAGGACTTTGGCGAGACGTATGCCGAAGTACAGGCGTGGGCAGTTCCGTCATCCGGTCGGTATCCAGACGGGGTAAAATACTCGATGCAGTATGGCAACACTGGTGCTGAAACCATCATCCGATACGATAACTTCCCGGATCACCCCGGGACAACACCTCACCACAAACATCTGCCGAACGGTGAAACAACGGATATCGAGTTCAGCGGTCTGGAAGCACTCTACGACCGATTCAAACAGGAGGTGTGTGATCATGGAGAACACTGGTAA